A stretch of Mytilus edulis chromosome 11, xbMytEdul2.2, whole genome shotgun sequence DNA encodes these proteins:
- the LOC139493980 gene encoding nucleolar protein 58-like: MPEEDQRRENNCIVGNSCLEGIAIRTKKPGEPDKKESEEKQIVTSEGTKENGECDKKESEGERNVTSERTKETGESDKEERKMKRNVTTERTKENGERDKKENEMKRNVSTERTKETGEREKKESEGKRNITTERTKNTGESDKNESEGERNVF; this comes from the exons CAACTGTATTGTTGGTAACTCCTGCTTGGAGGGCATAGCAATA AGAACAAAGAAACCTGGCGAGCCAGATAAGAAGGAAAGTGAAGAGAAACAAATCGTTACCTCGGAAGGAACAAAGGAAAATGGCGAGTGTGATAAGAAGGAAAGTGAAGGGGAAAGAAACGTTACTTCGGAAAGAACAAAGGAAACTGGCGAAAGTGATAAGGAGGAACGTAAAATGAAAAGAAACGTTACTACAGAGAGAACAAAAGAAAATGGCGAGCGTGATAAGAaggaaaatgaaatgaaaagaaaCGTTTCTACAGAGAGAACAAAGGAAACTGGAGAGCGAGAAAAGAAGGAAAGTGAAGGGAAACGAAACATTACTACAGAGAGAACAAAGAATACTGGCGAGAGTGATAAGAATGAAAGTGAAGGGGAAAGAAACGTTTTCTGA